A stretch of DNA from bacterium:
TCGTGCGGCGAGTCGCCGGGTAAGATCGCCGGTACCACAGGCAAGATCAAGGCAGACAGGCGCTGGCAGTTTGGGGAGTCCCGCAACCAGTTGATCTTTCCAGCAGGCATCACGGCCCAGAGAGAGAAAGCGGGTGGCGTGATCGTATTGTGGGGCGATTAAGGTGAAAAGGTCCCTGTTGAGTTTCCGGGTCCGGTTGGGCTCAGCCAGATCCTCTCGCATCTGTGATAGAAATTCGTGGAGCATGGTTAAAGCGGATTGGTGTCTGGGATGGTCAGCATGGCGAAATAGGGTGCCAGGTGGTGGCGCAGTGAGGTGCCGAAAAGGATGTGGCGGACAAATGCGCTACGCAGGGATGCGGATCTGAGTCCTTTGCGAGTGCCCAGCCACATGCCACAGGCGGCCCGATTGGCGGCGACACGAAAGGCGCGACGTCGGCAATGTTCGTATCGTCCCAGAAGCCGCTCGGGCGGCTCGCCAGTTTCGCAGAGTCGTTTGAGAACAGCGGCCAGATGCCAGGCATCTGCCAGACCGGTGTTCATACCCTGGCCCCCGATGGGGCTCATCACATGGGCGGCATCACCGCAGAGTGCTACCCGGCCTTTGAAATAATTGCGACACAGTCGGCGTTCCGGCGTGAAGGTGGTTACCCATTGCGCTTGGTTGGCCTCAAGGGCAATGCCGGTGACTTCTTCGACGCGTTGCACAAGGGCCGTTGCATTTGCCAATGTGGGCTTCGCCTGAATGACCCAGCGTCGTTGTTCCTGCGGCAGCGGGAACGATTCAATTGAGCCGGTCGGGGTGAAGAAGAGTCTGGCTTCACCAGTCCATGGGGTTGTTTCAGGGAAATCACCCATCATGAATAAAGTCGCATACATTTTTCCGTGACAGGGGATTCCCACGTAGGTGCGTACCGGGCTACGACTTCCGTCGCAGGCAATCACAAAACGTGCCGATAAGGTGGTGGTCGTGCCTGCGGCGCTGTTGCTGGTTTCGAGCAATACTCCATGCGGAGTCTGGGTGATCGACTGCGCTTCCTGTTCGAGCAGCAGGCGCACTTGAGGCCAGGCTCGGAGTTTGTCGCGCAAAATTCGGACTAACGCGCTTTGAGGGACTGAGAGAACGTAATTGAAAGGCGGTGGCAGGCCGCTCAAATCCAGACTACCCAGCAGGGATTTCTCTGAGAAGATGCTGGCATGGGTGACGGGACAGCCGGCCTGAATGACTGATTCGGACAGGTTAAGATGATGCAAACGCTGAAGGGAGGGCGGCATGACTCCGATGGCCATCGAGGAGGAGGCGAGGTCTAAACGTTTTTCGAGGAGCAGGCAGGATAGGCCCATTTGTCCCAGCAGATTCGTCAGGAATGAGCCGCAAGGGCCGGCCCCCACCACAATGACATCGGCATCATAAGCTTTAGGAAGATCGGTCATGGTGAGGTCTTACAAAAATTCGACCAGCATGGCGAAGGCCGAGAAACCGGCCCCGAACGAGAGCAATACGCCGCGGTCACCCGGCTTTGGCTGGCCTTGTTCGATAATCTGCTTGAGAGCAAACAAGACAGAGGGTGACGACATGTTGCCGTAAGTGTGGAAGACGTTCAGTGAATATTGTAGGGCCTTGGCGTCCAGTCCGAGATCGCGTCCAACTTGATCCAGTACCGCTGTGCCGCCTGCATGAACCGCCCACCAGGAGATATCCTCGCGAGTGAGTTGGTGTTGAGTGAGTAGAGTGTTCAGGGCCTCGCCGGCGAGTTTTGCGCCGATGACGGGCACCCGTGTGGTGAGCACATTGCGAAGGCGACCTTGTTCCTGCCGGTAGCGAAGTTGCTCGCGGTATTTAGGGTGAATGCTGGAGGTACTGCCCAGAATGCGCATCAAGCCTGCGGTTTTTGAAAGGGTTGACTCGTTTTGGAGGATGACGGCGGCGGCCCCGTCTCCAAAGATGCAATTGCTGACGATCAGGGCGGGGTCGGGGCCCATAAACAGGGTGGCGCTACAAGCTTCCACCGCGACGCTTAGCCAGGGGAGTCCGTCATTGGCCGCCAGTAATGCCGAGGCGGTATCAATGTTGGGTAAGGCTCCGCCGCAGCCCATGCCGGCAATATCCAGGGTTTTGACGGTACTGGGGAGTCCGAGGTCTTCCACCAGGTAGGATGAC
This window harbors:
- a CDS encoding NAD(P)/FAD-dependent oxidoreductase; the protein is MTDLPKAYDADVIVVGAGPCGSFLTNLLGQMGLSCLLLEKRLDLASSSMAIGVMPPSLQRLHHLNLSESVIQAGCPVTHASIFSEKSLLGSLDLSGLPPPFNYVLSVPQSALVRILRDKLRAWPQVRLLLEQEAQSITQTPHGVLLETSNSAAGTTTTLSARFVIACDGSRSPVRTYVGIPCHGKMYATLFMMGDFPETTPWTGEARLFFTPTGSIESFPLPQEQRRWVIQAKPTLANATALVQRVEEVTGIALEANQAQWVTTFTPERRLCRNYFKGRVALCGDAAHVMSPIGGQGMNTGLADAWHLAAVLKRLCETGEPPERLLGRYEHCRRRAFRVAANRAACGMWLGTRKGLRSASLRSAFVRHILFGTSLRHHLAPYFAMLTIPDTNPL
- a CDS encoding 3-oxoacyl-[acyl-carrier-protein] synthase III C-terminal domain-containing protein, whose protein sequence is MQTILRVPATANPPFYVTQQDAYEFYVSHFALTPEEQTLYHKLLIDGPIQGRYFGLDCAEDACETNPDRLNERFVKFARQTGAAAARKAITEAGLTVHDLGGVVVNTCTGYLCPGLSSYLVEDLGLPSTVKTLDIAGMGCGGALPNIDTASALLAANDGLPWLSVAVEACSATLFMGPDPALIVSNCIFGDGAAAVILQNESTLSKTAGLMRILGSTSSIHPKYREQLRYRQEQGRLRNVLTTRVPVIGAKLAGEALNTLLTQHQLTREDISWWAVHAGGTAVLDQVGRDLGLDAKALQYSLNVFHTYGNMSSPSVLFALKQIIEQGQPKPGDRGVLLSFGAGFSAFAMLVEFL